Proteins encoded together in one Mycobacterium noviomagense window:
- a CDS encoding DJ-1/PfpI family protein — translation MQIAIVLYPGFTALDFIGPYEVLRWLPKAEVRFVWHEPGPITADSGVLVVGATHSFAETPSPDIILVPGGMTSVEHARDEKLLAWLRQAHQTATWTASVCSGSIILASAGLLQGKRATSHWMALSALKALGAIPVGDQRIVQSGERIVTCAGVSAGVDLALWLAGQIGGENRAKVIQLSMEYDPQPPFDSGHMSKASAPTKAAATALMARDLAKPAQLKAATLLLWERALSGARSRRKQALVPSRLAAEPPG, via the coding sequence ATGCAGATCGCGATCGTGCTGTATCCCGGCTTTACCGCGCTGGATTTCATCGGCCCCTACGAAGTGTTGCGGTGGCTGCCCAAAGCCGAAGTCCGCTTCGTGTGGCACGAGCCCGGCCCGATCACCGCGGACTCCGGCGTGCTGGTCGTCGGCGCAACGCATTCGTTCGCCGAAACACCTTCTCCCGACATCATTTTGGTGCCCGGTGGTATGACGTCGGTCGAGCACGCGCGCGACGAAAAGCTGTTGGCGTGGTTGCGTCAGGCCCATCAGACAGCGACGTGGACGGCGTCGGTGTGCTCCGGGTCGATCATCCTGGCGTCTGCGGGCCTGCTGCAGGGCAAGCGAGCGACGTCGCACTGGATGGCGCTCAGCGCGTTGAAGGCTCTTGGCGCCATCCCCGTTGGCGACCAACGCATCGTGCAATCCGGCGAGCGCATCGTCACCTGTGCGGGCGTGTCGGCGGGCGTCGATCTGGCGTTGTGGCTGGCCGGGCAGATCGGTGGGGAAAACCGCGCGAAGGTCATCCAACTGTCCATGGAATACGACCCGCAGCCGCCGTTCGATTCCGGCCACATGTCCAAGGCGTCGGCGCCCACCAAGGCGGCCGCCACCGCTTTGATGGCCAGGGATCTAGCCAAACCAGCCCAGCTCAAAGCGGCGACGCTGCTGTTGTGGGAGCGGGCTCTCAGTGGCGCCCGCTCGCGGCGCAAGCAGGCGCTCGTACCATCCCGCCTTGCTGCGGAGCCGCCAGGTTGA
- a CDS encoding DoxX family membrane protein, which produces MRIAFGVIWAIAAWLKWLPGFRATFVSRMVTKAAAEPHWLSPWFEFWLRLERSSPGLWAVLIALAETLIAIALILGIARRVLYIGGALYSLLIWATAEGFGGPYRHGSTDIGTSIIYVMVFLALLVMLEHGLDRRFALDAAIAGRVGWWRRLAGPSGPVGSSG; this is translated from the coding sequence GTGCGGATCGCGTTCGGGGTGATCTGGGCGATCGCCGCGTGGCTGAAGTGGCTGCCCGGATTCCGTGCCACCTTCGTGTCAAGGATGGTCACCAAAGCGGCCGCCGAGCCGCACTGGCTTTCGCCGTGGTTCGAGTTCTGGCTGCGCCTGGAACGCTCGTCGCCGGGCCTGTGGGCGGTGCTGATCGCACTTGCCGAGACGCTGATCGCTATTGCGCTCATCCTCGGGATCGCCCGCCGCGTGCTCTACATCGGCGGCGCGCTCTACAGCTTGTTGATCTGGGCCACGGCCGAAGGTTTTGGCGGGCCTTATCGGCACGGCTCCACCGACATCGGAACCTCGATCATTTACGTGATGGTGTTTCTCGCCCTGCTGGTGATGCTTGAGCACGGGCTCGACCGCCGGTTTGCGCTGGACGCTGCGATCGCCGGGCGCGTTGGATGGTGGCGGCGCCTCGCGGGCCCGTCGGGGCCAGTAGGTTCGTCGGGGTGA